CCTGGAAAAGCGTTTCTCGATTCTCTTTAACCACTACGAGGACTTCGATAACGATGCGGTTCAGTGGTTGGTGAAGGCGTTGGAAAATATGAACCTCGCCCTAACGACGAATTTTGGTGCGATCGACCTCTCCTTGATCAAGCGGATTGTCTAGGCCCTGATCGGAGTCGGAGTGAGTCTTGAGTGCTCAGGCTGGGGAATAAATTCTGCCCTAGATGGGGGGGTATTTAAGGACCCTAAGCTCCTGGGGCCTTACGTCCAACCCCACCCGAGGGCGATCCGGCGGCGATCGTTGAGGTCACGAATATGTCACGAAAATTTGAAAATCTCGGTCAATTTTCTTAGGCAGTGTCCCGCCTTTTTGCTCAAGCTGGAAGGTAGGAAGATGCGTTGACAGCTTTGGGTCATGATGCTATCGAAGAAACCTCCCGGTGCACCCGTTGGGCAGCCGTTGCCTCATTGGTTTGCTTGTCATGAGCAAAATTGTGGTCAGGCTAGTGCGGCGGTTGCGTCCCTAGGGAATCCTAGGGGAGGGGGTAGCTTACCCATGCTCAGGCGTTTTCAATTTGGGGTTGGGAACACCAATTATTAAATGGAGAATCGCTCTATGAATACTGCTGAGTTGCTTGTGCGTTGTTTGGAAAATGAAGGTGTTGAGTATATTTTTGGCCTGCCGGGGGAAGAAAACCTGCAAGTCTTGGAGGCGATCGAACAATCCTCAATTCAGTTTATAACAACCCGCCACGAACAGGGGGCGGCTTTTATGGCTGATGTCTACGGTCGGCTGACAGGGAAGGCGGGGGTGTGCCTTTCGACCTTGGGACCGGGGGCAACCAATCTCATGACGGGGGTAGCGGATGCCAATTTAGATGGGGCACCGTTGGTAGCCATTACGGGGCAGGTGGGGACTGATCGGATGCACATTGAGTCCCACCAGTATTTGGATCTGGTGGCCATGTTTAGCCCTGTCACCAAGTGGAATGCCCAGATTGTGCGCCCCAGTATTACGCCAGAGGTGGTGCGACGGGCTTTTAAGCGAGCACAGACAGAGAAGCCGGGGGCTGTCCACATTGACCTGCCGGAAAATATTGCCGCGATGCCAGCCACTGGTGAACCGCTCAGACGGGATGAACTGGAAAAAACCTATGCAGCCTACCAGAGTATTAATCGGGCCGCCCAACTGATTTGTCATGCTCAAAATCCCTTGATTTTGGTAGGCAACGGGGCAATTCGTGCCCATGCCAGCGAAGCACTCACTGAGTTTGCAACCCGTTTGCATATTCCGGTAGCCAATACGTTTATGGGCAAGGGAGTTATTCCCTATACCCACCCTTTGTCCCTGTGGACCGTCGGGCTACAACAGCGGGACTATATCAACTGTTCGTTTGATCAGACGGATCTGGTGATTGCGGTGGGCTATGACCTGATCGAATACTCGCCCAAGCGCTGGAATCCCAATGGGGATATTCCGATTATCCACATTGGTGCTACCCATGCTGAAATTGACAGTAGCTATATTCCGCAGGTGGAAATTGTGGGGGATATTTCCGATTCCCTGGTCGAGCTATCCCGACGGGCCGATCGCAGTGGCAAACCTGAACCCGTGGGGCTGCGGCTGCGCAATGATATCCGGGCAGACTATGAGCAGTATGCCAATGATGAGGGCTTTCCCATCAAGCCTCAGAAACTGATTTATGACCTGCGGCAAGTGATGGGGCCGGAAGACATTGTGATTTCTGATGTGGGGGCACACAAAATGTGGATGGCCCGTCACTACCACTGTGATATGCCCAATACCTGTTTGATTTCCAATGGCTTTGCAGCAATGGGCATCGCTATTCCTGGCGCGATCGCAGCTAAACTGGTGTACCCCAAACGTAAGGTGGTAGCGGTTACGGGAGACGGGGGCTTCATGATGAACTGCCAGGAACTCGAAACGGCACTGCGGGTGGGGACAGCCTTTGTAACCCTCGTTTTCAACGATGGTGGCTATGGGTTGATCGAGTGGAAGCAGCAGAACCAGTTTGGCAAATCCACCTTTGTTAAGTTTGGCAACCCGGACTTTGTGCGGTTGGCAGAAAGTATGGGTCTTAAGGGCTATCGCGTTGAAGCGGTGACAGAGTTAGTCCCCATTCTGAAAACAGCCCTGGCGCAGGAGGTACCAGCGGTGATTGATTGCCCGGTGGATTACCGCGAAAATCTGCTGTTCTCGCAAAAGTACGGTGATTTAAGTTGTGCGATTTAGCAGGTGCGATTTAGCTGATGGGATGCAGGATGCATTAGGTGGGTAAACCACAAAGGCACCAAGGTCACCAAGGTCCATACAGATCTTGGTGCTACCTTAGTGTCGGGGTGTCTGGGTGGTTCCTAATCGGGATTGGGGTTAGGCGATGAGGCAGTGTCTGTTAAATAAAGCTTAAACATTACGTGCTTAAGTAGCCTCAATGCCTTAATAACGACAGATCAATAGCAGATCTACGGGGACAAACAAAACGCTGATCCCACAAGTCAGGGCTGCTGCCATTGTATAGTGATCTCAATCATGTCTAAAACGAAAAAAGCCGCGATCGCGAATAAACTTACCCAGGCTGAATATTTATTGAATCGGGAATTGAGTTGGCTGGAGTTCAATTGCCGAGTGTTACATGAAGCAAAGGATGAACGCAACCCGCTCCTGGAACGCCTAAAATTTACGGCGATTTTTAGTGCGAACCTCGACGAATTTTTTATGGTTCGTGTTTCTGGCCTCATGGAACAAGTGGATGCAGATGTACGCAAGCTAACCCCAGATGGCCGATCGCCGCAACAGCAGTTAGATGAGATCCACGATCGGCTCAGCCAAACTGTAACTGAACAACATCGCTATTTTGAGCAAGAGTTACGGCAGAAATTGACTGAGTTTGGGGTGTATCTGCTCAACTATATTGATCTCAATCAGGAGCAGCGGGGCTATCTACGTCACTTTTTTGAAGAGCGAGTATTCCCGGTCCTGACGCCGCTGGCGGTTGATCCAGCCCACCCTTTTCCTCGCTTGTCGAATTTAAGTTTGAATTTGCTGGTGGTTGTGCAAGATCCGGAAACCCAGAAGGAGCGGATCGCACGGGTTAAAGTGCCCAATACGTTACCTCGGTTTATTAGCTTTCCTCCAGCCTTACAACAGCATGGGGCGGATTGTGTTTGGGTTGGTGTTCCCTTGGAGCAGGTGATTGCCCATAACCTGGAATTTCTATTTCCAGGAATGAACATTCAGGAGTATTATGTCTTCCGCATTACCCGCGATGCTGATTTCCCGGTTCAGGAGGATGAAGCGGATGATTTATTGTTGGCGATAGAACAGGAAATTAGCAAGCGACGCTTAGCCGGGTTTGTGGTGCGTTTAGAGGTACAGGCTGCGATGCCAGAGCACCTCAGAGCTGGATTAATGCATGAATTAAAGGTGGGAGAGCAAAGTGTTTATCCTGTGGAAGGATTGCTCAATCTCAAGGACCTAATGTACTTTCTCTCCTTGCCCCTGCCAGAGTTGAAAGATCCCCCGTGGACACCCGTTGTTCCCCCTCGACTGAAACGGTTTACGGAGTTAGAAAGTAGTCACGACTCCCTTAGCCCAGAGGATACAGAGGAATTTTTTGCTCTGATTCGCGAGGGCGATATTCTCGTTCACCATCCTTACGAATCTTTTGCGGCATCGGTGCAGCAATTCCTGGTTTGCGCAGCCTATGATCCCCACGTTTTGGCAATTAAAATGACCCTCTATCGCACATCAGGGGATTCGCCGATCGTGCAGGCCCTGATTGCTGCTGCTGAAAATGGCAAACAGGTGGCTGCCCTGGTTGAGTTAAAGGCCCGCTTTGATGAGGAAAATAACATTAACTGGGCACGGCAGTTAGAGAATACCGGCGTGCATGTGGTATACGGTGTGGTTGGTCTGAAAACCCACACTAAGACTATGCTCGTTGTACGGCAGGAAAGCGATCAGATCCGTCGCTATGTTCATATTGGTACGGGAAATTACAACCCGAAAACGGCAAAGCTCTACACGGATTTAGGCTTACTCAGTTGTCGCGAGGAATTAGGGGCCGACCTAACGGATTTATTCAACTACCTCACCGGCTATTCCCGGCAGCAAAGCTATCGTCAATTACTGGTTGCCCCGGTGAATATGCGCGCTCGCAT
This DNA window, taken from Trichothermofontia sichuanensis B231, encodes the following:
- a CDS encoding acetolactate synthase large subunit; this translates as MNTAELLVRCLENEGVEYIFGLPGEENLQVLEAIEQSSIQFITTRHEQGAAFMADVYGRLTGKAGVCLSTLGPGATNLMTGVADANLDGAPLVAITGQVGTDRMHIESHQYLDLVAMFSPVTKWNAQIVRPSITPEVVRRAFKRAQTEKPGAVHIDLPENIAAMPATGEPLRRDELEKTYAAYQSINRAAQLICHAQNPLILVGNGAIRAHASEALTEFATRLHIPVANTFMGKGVIPYTHPLSLWTVGLQQRDYINCSFDQTDLVIAVGYDLIEYSPKRWNPNGDIPIIHIGATHAEIDSSYIPQVEIVGDISDSLVELSRRADRSGKPEPVGLRLRNDIRADYEQYANDEGFPIKPQKLIYDLRQVMGPEDIVISDVGAHKMWMARHYHCDMPNTCLISNGFAAMGIAIPGAIAAKLVYPKRKVVAVTGDGGFMMNCQELETALRVGTAFVTLVFNDGGYGLIEWKQQNQFGKSTFVKFGNPDFVRLAESMGLKGYRVEAVTELVPILKTALAQEVPAVIDCPVDYRENLLFSQKYGDLSCAI
- the ppk1 gene encoding polyphosphate kinase 1 encodes the protein MSKTKKAAIANKLTQAEYLLNRELSWLEFNCRVLHEAKDERNPLLERLKFTAIFSANLDEFFMVRVSGLMEQVDADVRKLTPDGRSPQQQLDEIHDRLSQTVTEQHRYFEQELRQKLTEFGVYLLNYIDLNQEQRGYLRHFFEERVFPVLTPLAVDPAHPFPRLSNLSLNLLVVVQDPETQKERIARVKVPNTLPRFISFPPALQQHGADCVWVGVPLEQVIAHNLEFLFPGMNIQEYYVFRITRDADFPVQEDEADDLLLAIEQEISKRRLAGFVVRLEVQAAMPEHLRAGLMHELKVGEQSVYPVEGLLNLKDLMYFLSLPLPELKDPPWTPVVPPRLKRFTELESSHDSLSPEDTEEFFALIREGDILVHHPYESFAASVQQFLVCAAYDPHVLAIKMTLYRTSGDSPIVQALIAAAENGKQVAALVELKARFDEENNINWARQLENTGVHVVYGVVGLKTHTKTMLVVRQESDQIRRYVHIGTGNYNPKTAKLYTDLGLLSCREELGADLTDLFNYLTGYSRQQSYRQLLVAPVNMRARMLAFIQREIDHAQQGRTGRIIAKMNSLVDPIMIAKLYEASQMGVEIDLIIRGICCLRPGLPEVSDRIRVVSIVGRYLEHSRIFYFENNGDREVYIGSADWMPRNLDRRVEAITPIADPALATQLIDLLHLMLADNRLAWDLQPDGTYIQRRPQPGEPERNSQTQLMEQARQNL